The genomic segment CTGGCATCCTCGGACAGCAGTTTGGCGATGCGCGTGTCCTCGACCTCGCGGGCGGTGCCGCAGCTGCTGCACATGAAATAGATGCTTTCATGCGCCTCGCCCGGATGGTCGCAGGTGAGGTATTTGCTGCTGGAAGCGATACGGTGGATGAAGCCCTGCTCCAGCAGGAAATCCAGCGCCCGGTACACGGTGGGCGGCGCGAGCTTGCGGCCAACCCGGGCTTCCAGGCCTTCCAGCAGATCGTAGGCCGACAGCGGCGCATTTTTTTCGGCAAGCAGCAGATAGGCCTCGCGCCGCATCTCGGTGAGACGCAGGCCGCGCTGTTCGCACTGGATTTCGATTTCGTCGAAACGGGCCGCGGCGAGCTTGGCCGGGCGCGGCTTTTGTGTGGTTTTTCGGCTGTTCGCGCGCGTCATGGTCCTATGTTATAACACGCGCCCTTTGCGCACCGCCCCAACCATGGCCGAGGACATCCACTTCCACGCACGCAGGACGATCGAGCAAGTCGAAGAAGGCACCGAACTGGCGCCCAAGTTCGACGAGCACGGCCTGCTGCCCTGCGTGACGACCGCCGCCGCTACCGGCGAAGTGCTGATGCTGGGCTACATGAATGCCGAGGCGCTCAAGCGCACCATCGCCACCGGCGAAGCGCACTACTTC from the Gammaproteobacteria bacterium genome contains:
- a CDS encoding transcriptional repressor, whose product is MTRANSRKTTQKPRPAKLAAARFDEIEIQCEQRGLRLTEMRREAYLLLAEKNAPLSAYDLLEGLEARVGRKLAPPTVYRALDFLLEQGFIHRIASSSKYLTCDHPGEAHESIYFMCSSCGTAREVEDTRIAKLLSEDASGVGFSPQRHVVEVQGVCKDCGTA